tttttaataaaaccaaCGGTTTATGAGTTTACGTCAAACACAAGTTAAATCAAACACTTGCACGAAGACGCGGGTCAAGTTCTAGTATATCATTAAACATATTGTATCATGTCATCTTACCTtatatagtttcaaatatttacaaaatcaaatttgattaaaaaaaatcgcaaatcatatgtaaaaaaaattatatatatatattaccttaacttaatttttataaaaaagtattataataaaacattatttaagataaatttaaGACCTATTAGCAATcccaaaaatatattctatttaATTAGCTAAAAAAATTTACCAAGTAAATCTTAAGCCATATCAATTTAACAAATGTAATCCTTATAAAATACacacaaaatataatgaaaaaataGGTATCTGTATTCAGGTATTCTGTCGGATCCTTTCTATCTGAGGTTTTTGGGTCCTAAACACTTAGATTTGATGAAAAGAATATAAAGAATCTTTGTCAGGATGCTAAAAAGGAACATCGATTCTGTATACAAACAATATTAGCCCTCGCATCAAAAGATTCGAAGCCTTAAGATTTCAGTCGTCTTGGTCATATATTTCCTTTGAGATACAGAAAAGAGATGTTCTTAAAGGAGCATGGCATACAGAAGATTATGTATACCTATCTGTGTTAGCCAGCTTACAACCCATATCAGTTTTGTCTGAGATTGTAGATGATGATGGTTCCTTGGCTAGACTACAAAGACTTCGCCAATTTGGTCAAGAGAATAACTTGAAAATCAAATCAGTTGCTGATCTAATCAGGTACAATACTAGGCTTTAAGATCAGCTACTAATTGTTTAGATGAAATACTGTGAACGTTCATTTTTATAACCCTAGTTTTGTATTTACTTTATATCTGTAATTTGCATTAAGCAATATCAACAATCTTTTGTACTGCCAGTGGTCGTCAGTTACCTGATCATTTTGAAGGGAAGCTTCATTTGGGTTACATGCTGATCCATGACATGTTAGTAGAGCTTCAGGTTGCAATAAACGGTATGATTTTACtactgtaattttttttctttcgtaaTGTAGTCGGTAGTTATCTTTTGTATGTCTTCTTCAAGAGGAAAAAGAAAGGAGTTCACAAGGAACCGGACGAAGAATTTAGTTTACTTTCCTAAGCTCTTAACAAAATTATTGGCAAACTTTCTTAATGCTTCACATCTTTGCTGAAAAGCTCCCAATTTCAGATCAAAGAGAGGAGCAGAGAGCGAGAATCAAGTAAAGACATAGATAAAATGAGGTATCCATGTAGGAGTAGTGATCCCGACATGCATCATGATCACCACGAATATGACAAAATCTATAATCACCTAATCAGTCCCGTGACTATAATTCAAGAAGCCGGTGAAGTCTGGGGAAAGACCGAGGGATGAAGATTGCATGTAACTCAAAAAAACAGTCGCATCTTTTTATTGACTGCAATTTCTGGTTGTATTTAAACTATCTGTTCTATCtattgtaattatttatatcatgaaCGCTACTATGATTCTGCCAGAGACCCGTTGAAACAAGTTTAAGAGGTTCTTAAAAGTGAGTCTAGGATCAATCTAAAGTTGCAAACGCTTATGTTTTTCATGTGTTGAGGATTTTCGGAGATTGGAAGTTGCTAAGTTTGTAAGAggagttttcatatttttaaagctttctatatgtcgttgacatcaaagacttgtGAGTAGATGATGACTTGACTCTCCCATGACAACCTAAAAATTCAGACATACATCATTCACAAACTATGTCTACAcgttattcatttatttattatgtactGAAACTTTGGCCTGAAATTGTATACACACATAAAATGTAAGCaattaaagagaaaagaaaTGTCAAAGATCATTGGTAACTCAACATCACATTGTAATGTCgtaatgattttatttaaacatcATCTGTTTTAGTTTGATTAAAGCATCAATTTAAGAAATTGTAATGGTCTTAGCCTAAGCCACTACGATAAGCTTTCTAACAAAAGATTGACTGCTTGAGAAAGAAAACtcaaatatgttaaaaaaaaattaaatatacagtTGTGGGGAAATGTTGTGGCTTTAACTCAACTTTGTTACctgtttgtttttttcctaAAAATATCAATTGTAATATTTCTTCTAAATTTTTATGCAAGTCTAATtatcgtttttaaaaaatttctaaagcTTATTTccataaatatacataatagaGTGGGAATGCAAGCTTCAACAGTCTATGAACTGCTGTTTCAATATTATGAAGAATTTTGGTGATACATTACAAAAGCTCTAACCAAATTTTAGGCAAATCTTAAGCACAAAGAACTTGAAACACTCAATAATAGTGATTACATTTTCAATCCAAAATATATCAAGTACTAACATAGAAAATCCAAAATTGAAACCAGCTATGCCACAATTTCaccatataaaaaatttatgcaGGAAATTAACTATTTACCCAATTTAATGTCAAGATTCTATTTTCATAAATCTATAAATGATATCAAAATAGTAGATAAATAAAAGATACAAGTTGACTTCAATACTAAATTTGATCATAACTCACATGAATATATGAATATCAACATCGGAAACACATAACAGTAGATGTAATATAAATAAagatgaaaatctatttttttcttcgAAAAAACTGCTTAATATTATAGTACGTATAAGTTGACAAATTTGTAAAATCCAGATTGTTACTTTGAAAGGAAAGCCtggaaatatattaaactaaaaaaaaactacaacttATTCTTCACTTACAAGAAACACAACATCCATCTTTAAATGGACAAAAATACCAAATTAGCctagaaaaaaatcaaatcatttttacgatccggatccgatccgaaaatccggatatctggaggtgccgaatccggatccggataataaaattgttggatccgtcaaagccggatccggatccggatattttaattttttagtctGAATATCCatatccgtaagttttattaataattatttcaaaaatagtaatatctatatataaaaattaattttatttaatatatttcatttttataatagtatatatatattatgtaaattttgtaatattatatatataaataactaaaaacattatatctgtttttatttttaaattattgttaatattttatatatattaatattattttttatttattttaaagatccaaatccggatccggatatccgccggatactacaatttttagaaggatatccgacacccggatatccgacacccggatatccgagaaccccggatccggataagaatagtaaaattatggatccgccggataaggatccggatccggataccttaaaattacCCGGATACCCGATCCATCCCAGGCCTAGTAATGCAGCGGATAATTGGGTTGAACGGTCGATCAAGGAACCTTTAGGGTTCTTAGAGACCTGTTCTTGTATCAATCAAGAGTTTATTTCGATAGCTTCTTGAGACCAACTTCCTGCTTGATGAATTTAATCAAATCAAAGACAAGGTGTAAAGCAAAACAGctagtttattaattatcaaaatttgaaaacaacttTAGGCTTCAATgcctatttataataaattctCAAATctagaaaaccctaattttaattaaaataagaaaaccattaagatatagaaaatacaaataaaaaataattatctaaattaatataactaataaataaataacaagatATTTGGAAATATCTGCATCACCTAGTTTTAGCCCTTCACGAGCCGCAAGAAATTTTCACCAATCTAGGCTCAATATTCACCTGTAGGTACCTACTACTTGaaggaaaattaaaaaaaataacaccgACCACTCATACCATAGTTGGAGCAGAGCAGCTGCCTCCttttcaaataattataaagtaaaacctctataaattaatattcgacaaattaataattctataaactaataaattttatcgTTTCCAATTtggagaaaataataaaataataaattttagaaaattctatgtaaatatatggtcctgttaaaattataaactaacaatttatatgtatacatattttatataagtaagaacttattattatattgtttgttttatatttacaatgaaattatttttatattttcttaacacttagtatattttgatgagatttattaatattatatctaaaaccacatttaatttcaaaaaataacaattaatgcatttgcaaaatcaaatatttttcttatcttaaaataaatatatcttaaaataaaaaaataaataataaaacttttgtaaattaatatctctataaattaataaaattttaaagtctcaacattattaatctatagaggttctactgtaagATATAAATCCTTACActtcaacaaaaattattcttCTCCTTTAGTCACCATTCGAATAGTACAACAAGTTAACACAATCACttgcccgagaccagcaaataaaaatcaacacaatttcgACCCGGAACTAATAGTGGATTCTCTTATTGATTCTACTTCGCGAACATGGAATTCACAAGCACTCAGGGCTTTGATGGATCACCAAgatgtgaaaattatagaaagtataccaCTGAGTAAAACCCAGATGGTGGACagggatggatggcatttcacaaacaaTGGGAAGTATACGGTTAAATCAGGTTATCAGATAGAACGAGTTTATCCAGACAGGAAAAAACCACCTTAAATGTTTGGACCCTCAGTTGATGCTTTGAAGGCGTTctgctggaaaatacggtgcccccccccccccccccccccaaagttaaaacattttctatggcaattggtTACAGGTTGTATAGCAGTCAAGAAGAATCTGAAAGCGCGAGGAATACAAGGAGACATATGTTGTGCATGTTGTGGAGCGGATGAGGAATCGatcaaccatgtgttttttgaatgtcctccagcacttcaggtttgggctctctcCAAGATACCATCAAACCCAACTATTTTCCCAACGAGCTCCCTCTttacaaacatggatcatctcttttggagagtcTCCCCACCGACGGAGGATCATCAATTTGCGTGGATActttggtatatttggaaaggaaggaataataaagtttttagtaatctggaCATGGATCCAAGGGACATGctcaaattggcagaaacagaaACAATACTTTGGGCTGACGCACAGGTATTGACCGGAAATAGGATAGTATCCCAAGTCGAGGTTATGACTCTCCCATCAATTCCGGGGAGATGGTGCTTTACAAATGGTTCCTGGAAGGAGAATGAGATTTTCTCCGGGCAAGGTTGGCTGAGCattttagaaggttttgatgggCTGTTGGGAGCAAGGAATGTCCGGGCTTGTCTATCTCCTCTACATGCGGAGATAGAAGCACTACTCTGGGCAATgaaatgtatgaaaaacttaCGCCAATTTCaagttacgtttgcaacggttTGTTCTcagtgaagatggtttcggaaccaaaaGAATGACTAgcatttgcaaattatttggaagatattaagaCCCTGAAAGAAGGTTTCACACGATCAGAGactatgtaccaaggacgcaaaattcaagagcggatagtctagcacgcagtgtcaggaAGCAACTGtcgtttgtcgttcacatggatcaagatcttCCGGAGTGGTTCTACTGACTCTGTagtttgatgtcaaaaaaaaaaaaagtacaacaaGTTAACAATTCTGCAACTCAACTCTAGGTACTCTATTCCAAAAAGGCCCTCCAAACTCCAACAATTGACAATCCTAACATTATTAGGCCactatattaaatttgaatttacaAAAACAGcaacataataaatataaagattgacgttaacatttttaaaacagaaacatcCTTTTCTAGACAACAACTCCACTTTTGATGATACATTAGAGTAATTGTTAAAACCTCACCTAAAACAATATACTAATTTACCACTTAGTAGAAACGCCTCTCCTAATATACACAAAAACTATCATTGTCCAAAAGAAGAGCCACATAGAAAGTTAAACAATCTCCTCCGACTACATAACACACTAACGCAACATATAATTGCTATGTCCCAgtaaaaacaatcaaaattcACAGCACACAATTGTATTATACAAAGCTACTTAAACAACAtcccgcgctacgcgcgggcACACCACTAATATACTTGAAACACATGGAAAATGTAGACATTTTGTAGAACACACAAGCAACACCTAATTCTTAACACTTAAGTCTGACAAGTCACACACCAGATCCCTCCCACGATGAAGTTTGTAGCATGAGGCGGAGCTGGAGTTGGAGCTAGAGCTGGACGTTGACCTCATCGTCCAGCCGGACCTGGAGCCGGTCCGGGAGCCGGACCGGGAGCCCGATCCGGAGCCCGATCTGGAGCCCGACCGGGAGCTGGACCCTGACCCGGAGCTGGACCAGGAGCATGAGCAGGAGCTGGAGCTGGAACTGGAGCTGGAGCTGGAGCTGGACCCGGAGCTGGAGCAGGAGCCGGAGCGGGAGGCCAGCGTCCAGCTGAACCTGGAGCCGGAGATGGACGTGGAGCCGGAGCCGGAGCCGGAGATGGACGTGGAGCCGGAGCTGGAACTGGAGCTGGAACCGGAGTTGGAGCTGGAAGAGGGCCAAAGTTTGCACCAAGAGCATCAATGACATCACCAGACCGACCAGAAAACCCGACAAGCTTGAAATTATTTTCCTCGAACACAAATCTCCTGCCAACCACATTGCCAAAAGCAGGGGAGGTTCTTCCTATTGATGTTTGAAACCTAAGCGATGTAAGGAAGCCATCGATGGTTCCCTCCACTACTGTAATATGTTCATTAGGATGATCCACCACAAACTgcaaccaaaatatttttataaaagtaaaataaatctCAATAAACACAAAGCTATACAGTtacacatatattttatatcaacAATTAATACCTCCTGTGGAACCTCTTGCCTCCTCCCATGATCATGTGGCACCGTTCTTTGGTCTCTCGCATACTCAAACCTGAGAAAACTTACAAATCTACCACCTCGTCCAACGAGTATTCTTCTTACACCGTCGAAAGCGCCATCGTCCCAAGCGCTCCCTCCGTTCCCACCTTGAGGGTTAAAGTGCCTAAGAGGAGGATTCGCAGCGAAGAAGTAAGGTCCGATGGCATCAAGAGCTTGACCAGAACGTCCGTGAAAACCTAGAAGCTTCCCACCATTTTTACCCTCGAGCGTGAATCTTGTCCCAAGTTGAAACCCCAAAAACGAATGACCGAGTATCGGAGAGGTCCTTCCACGGGAGGTTCTGAAGATTAACGACTGGATAAGCGCTGTTCCATATCTAAAAACATGTGAGAAGCTTCCACCCACGGATGTGATATATTCAGTCGGATAATCCACTGTGAACTGGATTTCATTTTCCATTAGAAACAACAAATGCAGAAGGCAATAAAGGTATGACAAGATCATATTGAAGAATAACAAAGAAAGGATCTATTACCTCTTGAAGTCCCCCGCGATTCGTTCCATGTTCACGGGTTTCAAAATTTCCATCATTATTTTCGTACTCAATCTTGATATAAGAAACACAGTCCCAGTCTCTTCCGACAATTATTCTTCTCACGCCATCGAAAACACCATCGTCAAATGGGCTGCCCATGTTACCACCCATCGCTCCCACTCTTTCAGACATTGTGCCCATCTTGTAACGAAAACCTGAGTAAAATGAATTTCTTCTTTCAAAAACACACTAACAAACATTGTTCCTGTTCAAAACATTGTTTCTCAGGTTCCATCGTTGGTAATAATTTTACAGGACAATGTCTATATGTCTATATGTCTCTATTAGTCTTTGACATGATTGTACATGCATACTTCTTTAGTCTTAGAGCACGTGCACTACAAAATTCGCAATTCTTAATGTTGTGTATCtcacaaaaactaaaaaaactattatatttaaatgaattaaatttctaaatgttgaagtatttttttattagaatctcAACATTTAAAAGCCTCAACCatttagtataaatatttttcttggtTATAGTGATATACTCAATTAAGAACTTTTCCGATGAAAGTGCTCTTACATACGTAAAAACAGGAAAACTATGAGGAACATCgactaacatatatatagagagagagagacatataTGTAGAGAGAGACCTGCCTCTAGAGGATTGTGTTATTCTTAGGTTAAGAGCTGGGAGTGATATGGATTAAAAAGCAGGAAAATTATGAGGAACTTCTACTAGCATAGAGAGAGACATATATATAGGGAGAACTGACTCTTGAGGGATGTGTTACTCTTAGGTTAAGAGGTGTGAGTGATATGGGATTATGAGTACTTGAGTAGTGCTGTTCCtttctttttgtcattttttcaCACGTTACACATTTATCATCGACCATACATCTCAGATTTATCCttttaatcatgttttgatttttaatatttctttatcTTCGTTATCATCTAAGTCTGTTTTTGCTCATATGAAAATTTTCTGATTTAAGATTGGAAAAACTGGTTTAGAAAgctcattatttttttgtatttaataaccatcatatataacaattttattactttaaatcggattaattaaaagtttataatttataaattattattaattgtctGTAGTGCTTAAAAGTGCGGAGAACTGTATGCATAAGTACATTATTGACCGAACTTGCGACTGACCTAGGGTATATGTTGCATACTTG
The window above is part of the Brassica napus cultivar Da-Ae chromosome C3, Da-Ae, whole genome shotgun sequence genome. Proteins encoded here:
- the LOC106428577 gene encoding myrosinase-binding protein 2-like, which codes for MGTMSERVGAMGGNMGSPFDDGVFDGVRRIIVGRDWDCVSYIKIEYENNDGNFETREHGTNRGGLQEFTVDYPTEYITSVGGSFSHVFRYGTALIQSLIFRTSRGRTSPILGHSFLGFQLGTRFTLEGKNGGKLLGFHGRSGQALDAIGPYFFAANPPLRHFNPQGGNGGSAWDDGAFDGVRRILVGRGGRFVSFLRFEYARDQRTVPHDHGRRQEVPQEFVVDHPNEHITVVEGTIDGFLTSLRFQTSIGRTSPAFGNVVGRRFVFEENNFKLVGFSGRSGDVIDALGANFGPLPAPTPVPAPVPAPAPRPSPAPAPAPRPSPAPGSAGRWPPAPAPAPAPGPAPAPAPVPAPAPAHAPGPAPGQGPAPGRAPDRAPDRAPGPAPGPAPGPAGR